A window of Cryptomeria japonica chromosome 3, Sugi_1.0, whole genome shotgun sequence contains these coding sequences:
- the LOC131035960 gene encoding uncharacterized protein LOC131035960, whose product MGSTEYLLPEISAGKQKTIVLAMDKTLLYLTRCRKTSCSWSELVKLGSTDITAHLHKRPHVDSLLEELTNLNYEIIVFTSAEKEYVDDILDKVDVNKVIDYRLYRDSCTKVTEGSVKDLSKLGRDLKNVIIADDNPVSYNLQPENAFPIKQFVDYEYNDTELLELIDFCKLAAEAEDVREAFKMQLNTCNDDDQTSTNVKSESSEEGE is encoded by the coding sequence atggGCAGTACTGAATATTTGTTGCCTGAAATTTCTGCAGGAAAACAGAAAACAATAGTGTTAGCCATGGACAAGACTCTTCTCTACTTGACTCGCTGTCGTAAAACATCATGTAGTTGGTCTGAGTTAGTTAAATTAGGATCAACTGATATAACTGCTCATTTGCATAAGAGACCCCATGTGGACAGCCTACTTGAGGAATTGACAAATCTTAATTATGAAATTATAGTTTTCACTTCAGCCGAAAAAGAGTATGTAGACGATATCTTGGATAAAGTGGATGTTAATAAAGTCATAGATTATCGTCTGTATAGAGATTCATGTACCAAAGTGACAGAAGGCTCTGTAAAAGATCTGTCTAAGCTTGGAAGGGACTTAAAGAATGTTATCATAGCTGATGATAATCCTGTGAGCTATAACTTGCAGCCAGAAAATGCTTTTCCCATAAAACAATTTGTGGACTATGAATACAATGATACGGAACTTTTGGAGCTTATTGATTTCTGTAAATTGGCTGCAGAAGCTGAGGATGTAAGAGAAGCATTTAAAATGCAGTTGAATACTTGTAATGACGATGATCAGACTTCTACGAATGTGAAGTCAGAGTCTTCTGAGGAAGGAGAATGA